A single window of Leclercia adecarboxylata DNA harbors:
- the fdnG gene encoding formate dehydrogenase-N subunit alpha: MDVSRRQFFKICAGGMAGTTVAALGFAPKMALAQARNYKLLRAKEIRNTCTYCSVGCGLLMYSLGDGAKNAKESIYHIEGDADHPVSRGALCPKGAGLLDYVHSDNRLRYPEYRAPGSDKWQRLSWDEAFTRIAKLMKADRDANFVETNEQGVTVNRWLSTGMLCASAASNETGMLTQKFVRSLGMLAVDNQARVUHGPTVASLAPTFGRGAMTNHWVDIKNANVVMVMGGNAAEAHPVGFRWAMEAKNNNDATLIVVDPRFTRTASVADIYAPIRSGTDITFLSGVLLYLIENNKINAEYVKHYTNANLLVREDFAFDDGLFSGYDAEKRQYDKSSWNYQFDENGYARRDETLTDPRCVWNLLKQHVSRYTPEVVENICGTPKADFLKVCEVLASTSAADRTTTFLYALGWTQHTVGAQNIRTMAMIQLLLGNMGMAGGGVNALRGHSNIQGLTDLGLLSTSLTGYLTLPSEKQTDLQSYMAANTPKATLPDQVNYWSNYPKFFVSLMKSFYGDAAQKENDWGFNWLPKWDQSYDVIKYFNMMSKGKVTGYICQGFNPVASFPDKNKIVASLSKLKYMVVIDPLVTETSTFWQNHGEMNDVDTASIQTEVFRLPSTCFAEEDGSIANSGRWLQWHWKGQDAPGEARNDGEILAGIYHRLREMYRTEGGKGVEPLLRMRWDYKQPDHPESEEVAKENNGYALADLYDANGVPIVKKGQLLSSFAQLRDDGTTASSCWIYTGSWTEQGNQMANRDNADPSGLGNTLGWAWAWPLNRRVLYNRASADINGKPWDPKRMLIQWNGAKWTGNDIPDYNTAAPGSNTGPFIMQPEGLGRLFAIDKLAEGPFPEHYEPMETPLGTNPLHPNVISSPVVRVYEEDAVRMGKKDKFPYVGTTYRLTEHFHTWTKHARLNAIAQPEQFVEISETLAQTKGIANGDRVKVSSQRGFIRAVAVVTRRLQALNVHGQQVETVGIPLHWGFEGVAQKGYIANTLTPSVGDSNSQTPEYKAFLVNIEKA, from the coding sequence ATGGACGTCAGCCGCAGACAGTTTTTTAAAATCTGCGCGGGCGGTATGGCCGGTACGACAGTGGCTGCTTTAGGGTTCGCCCCTAAAATGGCGCTGGCTCAGGCGCGCAACTATAAGTTGCTGCGCGCCAAAGAGATCCGTAACACTTGCACATACTGCTCCGTGGGATGCGGGCTATTGATGTATAGCCTGGGTGATGGCGCGAAGAACGCCAAAGAGTCGATTTATCATATTGAAGGCGATGCGGATCATCCGGTCAGCCGTGGGGCGTTATGCCCGAAAGGGGCGGGCCTGCTGGACTATGTCCACAGCGATAACCGTCTGCGTTACCCGGAATACCGCGCCCCGGGCTCCGACAAATGGCAGCGACTCTCCTGGGATGAAGCCTTCACGCGTATCGCGAAGCTGATGAAGGCCGACCGCGACGCTAACTTCGTCGAAACCAATGAGCAGGGCGTGACGGTAAACCGCTGGCTCTCCACCGGGATGCTGTGTGCATCCGCGGCAAGTAATGAAACCGGCATGCTGACGCAAAAATTTGTGCGCTCCCTCGGCATGCTGGCGGTAGACAACCAGGCGCGCGTCTGACACGGACCAACGGTAGCAAGTCTTGCTCCAACATTTGGTCGCGGTGCGATGACCAACCACTGGGTTGATATCAAAAACGCCAACGTCGTGATGGTGATGGGCGGTAACGCCGCTGAAGCGCATCCGGTGGGATTCCGCTGGGCGATGGAAGCGAAAAACAACAATGATGCGACGCTGATCGTCGTCGATCCGCGCTTTACGCGTACGGCATCGGTGGCTGATATCTATGCGCCAATCCGCTCCGGCACGGACATTACGTTCCTCTCCGGCGTGCTGCTGTACCTGATCGAAAACAACAAAATTAACGCCGAGTACGTTAAGCACTATACCAACGCGAACCTGCTGGTGCGGGAAGATTTTGCCTTCGACGACGGGCTGTTCAGCGGCTACGACGCCGAAAAACGCCAGTACGACAAGTCCTCCTGGAACTATCAGTTCGACGAAAACGGCTATGCCAGACGCGATGAAACCCTGACCGACCCGCGCTGCGTGTGGAACCTGCTGAAACAGCACGTCTCCCGCTATACGCCGGAGGTAGTGGAGAACATCTGCGGCACGCCAAAAGCCGATTTCCTCAAGGTGTGTGAAGTGCTGGCCTCCACCAGTGCCGCCGACAGGACCACCACGTTCCTGTACGCGCTGGGCTGGACGCAGCATACCGTCGGGGCGCAGAACATCCGAACCATGGCGATGATCCAGCTGCTGCTCGGCAACATGGGCATGGCCGGTGGCGGGGTGAACGCCCTGCGCGGTCACTCCAACATCCAGGGCCTGACCGATCTCGGCCTGCTGTCGACCAGCCTGACCGGCTATCTGACGCTGCCGTCCGAGAAACAGACGGACCTGCAGAGCTATATGGCGGCGAACACGCCGAAAGCGACGCTGCCTGACCAGGTGAACTACTGGAGCAACTATCCGAAGTTCTTCGTCAGCCTGATGAAATCTTTCTACGGCGATGCGGCACAGAAGGAGAACGACTGGGGCTTTAACTGGCTGCCGAAATGGGATCAGTCATACGACGTCATTAAGTATTTCAACATGATGTCGAAGGGGAAGGTCACGGGCTACATCTGCCAGGGCTTTAACCCGGTGGCGTCGTTCCCGGATAAGAACAAGATTGTCGCCAGCCTCAGCAAGCTGAAGTACATGGTGGTGATCGATCCGCTGGTGACCGAAACCTCGACCTTCTGGCAGAACCACGGCGAGATGAATGACGTGGATACCGCCTCGATTCAGACCGAGGTCTTCCGTCTGCCGTCGACCTGCTTCGCGGAAGAGGACGGCTCCATTGCCAACTCCGGTCGCTGGCTGCAGTGGCACTGGAAGGGGCAGGATGCGCCGGGCGAAGCGCGCAACGACGGTGAGATCTTGGCCGGGATTTACCATCGCCTGCGCGAGATGTATCGCACCGAAGGCGGCAAAGGCGTCGAGCCGCTGCTGCGGATGCGCTGGGATTACAAACAGCCGGATCACCCGGAATCGGAAGAGGTGGCGAAAGAGAACAACGGCTATGCGCTGGCGGATCTCTATGATGCCAACGGCGTACCGATCGTGAAGAAAGGCCAGCTGTTAAGCAGCTTCGCCCAGCTGCGTGATGACGGTACGACGGCATCGTCGTGCTGGATCTACACCGGGAGCTGGACCGAGCAGGGTAACCAGATGGCTAACCGCGATAACGCCGACCCGTCAGGACTGGGCAATACGCTGGGCTGGGCCTGGGCGTGGCCGCTGAACCGTCGCGTGCTTTACAACCGCGCCTCGGCGGACATCAACGGCAAGCCGTGGGATCCGAAACGGATGCTGATCCAGTGGAACGGTGCGAAGTGGACCGGGAACGATATTCCGGACTACAACACCGCCGCGCCGGGCAGCAATACCGGGCCGTTTATCATGCAGCCGGAAGGGCTGGGGCGTCTGTTTGCCATTGACAAGCTGGCGGAAGGGCCGTTCCCGGAACACTACGAGCCGATGGAAACGCCGCTGGGCACCAACCCGCTGCACCCGAACGTGATTTCGAGTCCGGTGGTGCGTGTCTACGAGGAAGATGCCGTGCGGATGGGCAAGAAAGACAAGTTCCCGTATGTCGGCACCACCTATCGCCTGACCGAGCATTTCCACACCTGGACCAAGCATGCGCGACTCAATGCTATCGCCCAGCCGGAACAGTTTGTCGAGATCAGCGAGACCCTGGCGCAGACCAAAGGCATAGCCAACGGCGATCGCGTGAAAGTCAGCAGCCAGCGCGGGTTTATTCGCGCCGTGGCGGTGGTTACCCGTCGTCTGCAGGCCCTTAACGTTCACGGCCAGCAGGTGGAAACGGTCGGTATTCCGCTGCACTGGGGCTTTGAAGGGGTGGCGCAGAAGGGCTATATCGCCAACACCCTGACGCCATCGGTAGGGGATTCCAACTCGCAAACGCCGGAGTACAAGGCGTTTCTGGTTAACATCGAGAAAGCATAA
- the ppk2 gene encoding polyphosphate kinase 2 produces the protein MADKEKKKSKPVAKSAPPVPLKRKEYEQELHRLHVELVKLQRWVVSKGLKVCVVFEGRDGAGKGGTIKALTERVSPRVFRVVALPAPTEKEKSQLYFQRYVPHLPSAGEIVIFDRSWYNRAGVERVMGFCTEEQVEKFLDGAPIIEKAMVDAGIILIKYWLEVTPKEQERRLRDRINDGRKTWKLSPMDVKSFNRWDEYTEARDAMFAATDTAWAPWFVARSEDKKRVRLNIISHLLTQIPYKDLPEDEVKLPKRKIGKVKPTAYPFRYIDEKF, from the coding sequence ATGGCCGATAAAGAAAAGAAGAAAAGCAAACCCGTTGCGAAGAGTGCCCCTCCCGTCCCGCTTAAGCGTAAGGAGTACGAACAAGAGCTGCATCGCCTGCATGTAGAGCTGGTTAAGTTGCAGCGCTGGGTGGTGAGCAAGGGCCTGAAAGTGTGCGTCGTCTTTGAAGGACGCGACGGCGCAGGTAAAGGGGGCACTATCAAGGCCCTGACCGAACGGGTCAGTCCGCGCGTATTCCGGGTGGTCGCGCTGCCGGCCCCCACCGAGAAAGAGAAAAGTCAGCTCTACTTCCAGCGCTATGTGCCGCATCTGCCGTCGGCAGGTGAAATCGTGATTTTCGACCGCAGCTGGTACAACCGTGCGGGCGTGGAGCGCGTGATGGGCTTCTGTACCGAGGAACAGGTCGAGAAGTTTCTCGACGGTGCGCCTATCATCGAAAAGGCGATGGTCGATGCGGGCATTATTCTGATCAAATACTGGCTGGAAGTGACGCCCAAAGAGCAGGAGCGCCGTCTGCGCGACCGCATCAACGACGGGCGCAAAACCTGGAAGCTGTCGCCAATGGACGTTAAATCCTTTAACCGCTGGGATGAGTACACCGAGGCGCGCGATGCGATGTTTGCGGCCACCGATACCGCCTGGGCCCCGTGGTTTGTCGCCCGCTCCGAGGATAAAAAGCGCGTGCGGCTGAATATTATCTCTCACCTGCTGACGCAGATTCCTTATAAAGACCTGCCGGAAGATGAGGTTAAATTACCGAAACGTAAAATCGGCAAAGTTAAACCGACCGCTTATCCGTTCCGTTATATTGACGAGAAGTTCTGA
- a CDS encoding ABC transporter ATP-binding protein, producing MSLLTVRNMSKRFGGLTAVDNVSLSINKGEIYGLIGPNGAGKTTCFNLITGLYPADSGEFAIADKPYFPTQIEKVTAAGIARTFQNVRLFNEMSVLENVMVGRHVRTRNGLWAALSRHKRAREEEARTLEQAWHWLEYTGIAKFAHYRACDLAYGHQRRLEIARALATDPLLLALDEPAAGMNAAEKVALGELLTRIRDDGKTLLMIEHDVKLVMGICDRLTVLDYGKTLASGTPDSMRRDPAVIAAWLGGNAHV from the coding sequence ATGAGCCTGTTAACCGTGCGCAACATGTCCAAACGCTTTGGCGGCCTGACGGCGGTGGATAACGTCTCGCTGTCGATTAACAAGGGCGAGATCTACGGTCTGATCGGCCCCAACGGTGCGGGCAAAACCACCTGCTTTAACCTGATCACCGGCCTGTATCCGGCCGACAGCGGCGAGTTCGCCATTGCCGACAAACCTTATTTTCCAACCCAGATCGAAAAAGTGACCGCCGCGGGTATCGCCCGCACCTTCCAGAACGTGCGGCTGTTTAACGAAATGTCGGTGCTGGAGAACGTGATGGTCGGTCGCCACGTGCGCACCCGCAACGGCCTGTGGGCGGCGCTGAGCCGTCACAAGCGCGCCCGGGAAGAAGAAGCCCGGACCCTGGAGCAGGCCTGGCACTGGCTGGAGTACACCGGCATTGCGAAGTTCGCCCACTACCGCGCCTGCGACCTGGCCTACGGCCATCAGCGTCGCCTGGAGATTGCCCGTGCGCTGGCCACCGATCCGCTGCTGCTGGCGCTGGACGAACCCGCTGCCGGGATGAACGCGGCAGAAAAAGTGGCCCTGGGTGAACTGCTGACCCGCATTCGTGACGACGGAAAAACCCTGTTGATGATTGAACACGACGTGAAGCTGGTGATGGGGATCTGCGATCGCCTCACGGTGCTGGATTACGGCAAAACGTTAGCCAGCGGCACCCCGGACAGCATGCGCCGCGACCCGGCGGTCATCGCCGCCTGGCTTGGAGGCAATGCCCATGTCTGA
- the fdxH gene encoding formate dehydrogenase subunit beta, with the protein MSMETQDVIKRSATNGFTPAPRARDYKAEVAKLIDVSSCVGCKACQVACSEWNDIRDEVGHCVGVYDNPADLSAKSWTVMRFSETEQNGKLEWLIRKDGCMHCEDPGCLKACPSAGAIIQYANGIVDFQQDNCIGCGYCIAGCPFNVPRLNKEDNRVYKCTLCVDRVSVGQEPACVKTCPTGAIHFGTKKEMLDVAQQRVDKLKARGYANAGVYNPQGVGGTHVMYVLHHLDQPELYHNLPKDPAIDTSINLWKGALKPLSAAGFIATFAGLIYHYVGIGPNKEVDDDEEEHHE; encoded by the coding sequence ATGTCGATGGAAACACAAGACGTCATCAAACGCTCCGCCACCAACGGCTTTACCCCCGCGCCTCGTGCGCGGGATTACAAAGCGGAAGTGGCAAAGCTTATTGATGTCTCCTCCTGCGTGGGCTGCAAAGCCTGCCAGGTGGCCTGCTCCGAGTGGAATGATATCCGCGACGAGGTGGGCCATTGCGTTGGCGTGTACGATAACCCGGCCGATCTGAGCGCCAAATCCTGGACGGTGATGCGTTTTAGCGAAACCGAGCAGAACGGCAAGCTGGAGTGGCTGATCCGCAAAGACGGCTGCATGCACTGTGAGGATCCGGGCTGTCTTAAGGCCTGTCCGTCCGCCGGGGCGATTATTCAGTACGCCAACGGCATTGTCGATTTCCAGCAGGATAACTGCATCGGCTGCGGGTACTGCATCGCCGGGTGTCCGTTCAACGTGCCGCGCCTCAATAAAGAGGATAACCGGGTCTATAAATGCACCCTGTGCGTGGATCGCGTCAGCGTTGGTCAGGAGCCAGCATGCGTGAAAACCTGTCCAACCGGGGCGATTCACTTTGGCACCAAGAAGGAGATGCTGGACGTTGCCCAGCAGCGGGTCGATAAGCTGAAGGCGCGCGGCTATGCCAACGCGGGCGTCTACAACCCGCAGGGGGTAGGCGGGACGCACGTGATGTATGTCCTGCACCATCTCGACCAGCCGGAGCTGTATCACAATCTGCCGAAGGATCCGGCGATCGATACCTCTATCAACCTGTGGAAAGGGGCGCTTAAACCGCTCTCCGCGGCGGGCTTTATCGCCACCTTTGCCGGGTTGATTTATCACTACGTGGGCATCGGGCCGAACAAAGAGGTGGATGACGATGAGGAGGAGCACCATGAGTAA
- the yddG gene encoding aromatic amino acid DMT transporter YddG translates to MDRKKATLIGLAAIVLWSTMVGLIRGVSEGLGPVGGAAMIYTLSGLLCLITVGFPDLRRFSRRYLIAGSVLFVSYEICLALSLGYATTRHQAIEVGMVNYLWPSLTIVFAILFNRQRSTLWVIPGLIISLLGVSWVLGGENGLNPAEIARNIVSNPLSYGLAFVGAFIWAAYCTVTSKYARGQNGITLFVLLTALSLWLKYAFSDQPEMVFSVPVTIKLLMCGVALGFGYASWNVGILHGNVTLLAAASYFTPVLSAALAAVLLSAPLSFSFWQGAMMVCAGSLLCWYATRARKG, encoded by the coding sequence ATGGACAGAAAAAAAGCCACCCTGATCGGGCTGGCCGCAATTGTGCTCTGGAGCACGATGGTGGGCCTGATCCGGGGCGTCAGCGAGGGGCTCGGCCCGGTAGGGGGAGCGGCGATGATCTACACGCTCAGCGGTTTACTCTGCCTGATCACGGTCGGGTTTCCTGACCTCCGGCGTTTCTCGCGCCGTTACCTGATTGCCGGCAGCGTGCTGTTCGTCAGCTATGAAATTTGCCTGGCGTTGTCGTTAGGCTACGCCACTACCCGCCATCAGGCGATTGAGGTGGGGATGGTTAACTATCTCTGGCCGAGCCTGACCATTGTGTTTGCCATTCTGTTTAACCGCCAGCGTTCGACCCTGTGGGTGATCCCGGGGCTGATTATCTCCCTGCTGGGCGTCAGCTGGGTGTTGGGCGGCGAGAACGGGCTCAATCCGGCGGAGATTGCCCGTAACATCGTCTCCAATCCGCTGAGCTACGGTCTCGCCTTTGTCGGAGCCTTTATCTGGGCGGCCTACTGCACCGTGACCAGCAAATATGCCAGGGGGCAGAACGGGATTACGCTGTTTGTGCTGCTGACGGCGCTAAGCCTGTGGCTGAAATATGCCTTCAGCGATCAGCCCGAGATGGTGTTCAGCGTGCCGGTGACGATCAAGCTCCTGATGTGCGGCGTGGCGCTGGGGTTTGGCTATGCCTCGTGGAACGTCGGGATTCTGCACGGCAACGTGACGCTGCTGGCGGCGGCCTCCTATTTTACCCCGGTGCTGTCAGCAGCGCTGGCTGCGGTGCTGCTGAGTGCGCCCCTGTCGTTTAGCTTCTGGCAGGGCGCGATGATGGTGTGCGCGGGGTCGCTATTGTGCTGGTACGCCACGCGGGCCCGTAAGGGTTAG
- a CDS encoding CcdB family protein, which yields MTKQFNVYRNTSTNTRNLLPYYVVVQNDHYDDLSTRIIMPLMRHHKIPRWYSHIAPQVNIEFDTLNIYAPMISHIDKSQIKHKDFICHLNTARRDIVATIDALFTNT from the coding sequence ATGACCAAACAATTTAATGTTTATCGGAATACATCGACTAATACGAGGAACTTGTTGCCATATTACGTCGTTGTGCAAAACGACCATTATGACGATCTTAGTACGCGCATTATTATGCCATTAATGAGACACCATAAAATACCTCGATGGTACAGTCACATCGCCCCACAAGTGAATATTGAGTTTGATACTTTAAATATTTATGCTCCGATGATAAGTCATATTGATAAATCCCAGATCAAACACAAGGATTTTATTTGTCATCTCAATACAGCCAGGAGAGATATCGTCGCCACCATCGACGCATTGTTCACCAACACCTGA
- a CDS encoding branched-chain amino acid ABC transporter permease — protein sequence MTAIELKTPATSGKFWSGMTLFVLALLLAPVVATQLGGNYWVRVIDFALLYIMLALGLNIVVGYTGLLDMGFIAFYAVGAYLAALLASPHLAEVFPILNVWFPDGLHTSYLLIIPLAALVAAVCGILLGAPTLKLRGDYLAIVTLGFGEIIRILMRNLDRPVNITNGAKGITGVDTLNLFGLKFSGVYHWFGVKVPALWLWYYLLMLVIVGIIFVCLRLQHSRIGRAWHAIREDEDVARAMGINVRNFKLLAFAMGASFGGVAGALFGAFQGFVSPESFTLQESIAVLAMVVLGGMGHIPGVILGAVLLTALPELLRSQAAPAQQALFGSVLIDPEILRQLFYGLALVGVMLVRPSGIWPKRHKEVKA from the coding sequence ATGACTGCCATTGAACTCAAAACACCGGCGACCAGCGGTAAATTCTGGTCCGGCATGACGCTCTTCGTCCTTGCCCTGCTGCTTGCACCGGTGGTGGCTACCCAGTTGGGCGGCAACTACTGGGTGCGGGTGATCGACTTCGCCCTGCTCTACATCATGCTGGCGCTGGGGCTGAATATCGTGGTCGGCTACACCGGCCTGCTGGATATGGGCTTTATCGCCTTCTACGCCGTCGGTGCCTATCTGGCGGCGCTGCTGGCGTCTCCGCATCTGGCGGAGGTGTTCCCGATCCTCAACGTCTGGTTCCCGGACGGGCTGCACACCTCTTACCTGCTGATTATCCCGCTTGCGGCGCTGGTCGCGGCAGTGTGCGGCATTCTGCTCGGTGCCCCTACGCTGAAGCTGCGCGGGGATTACCTGGCGATCGTGACCCTCGGCTTCGGGGAGATCATCCGCATTCTGATGCGTAACCTCGACCGCCCGGTGAACATCACCAACGGCGCGAAAGGCATTACCGGCGTCGATACCCTCAACCTGTTCGGCCTCAAGTTCAGCGGGGTTTACCACTGGTTTGGCGTCAAAGTGCCCGCCCTGTGGCTGTGGTACTACCTGCTGATGCTGGTGATTGTCGGGATCATTTTTGTCTGCCTGCGCCTGCAACACTCGCGCATTGGCCGGGCGTGGCACGCCATCCGCGAGGATGAAGACGTCGCCCGGGCGATGGGCATCAACGTGCGCAACTTTAAGCTGCTGGCCTTCGCCATGGGCGCCTCCTTCGGCGGCGTGGCCGGGGCGCTGTTCGGTGCCTTCCAGGGCTTTGTCTCCCCGGAATCCTTTACCCTGCAGGAGTCCATTGCCGTGCTGGCGATGGTAGTACTGGGCGGGATGGGCCATATCCCGGGAGTGATCCTCGGGGCGGTGCTGCTTACCGCCCTGCCGGAGCTGCTGCGCAGCCAGGCGGCCCCGGCGCAGCAGGCGCTGTTTGGTTCAGTACTCATTGACCCGGAGATCCTGCGCCAGCTGTTCTACGGCCTGGCCCTGGTCGGCGTGATGCTGGTTCGCCCGTCGGGCATCTGGCCGAAGCGCCACAAGGAGGTGAAAGCATGA
- a CDS encoding LysR substrate-binding domain-containing protein, whose protein sequence is MNKTEQSMALAAFAESRLANDPPLRAVRAFEAIARLGSVTQAARELDISPSAVSHQLKVLEGYLQMPLTERQGRRLILSQQGRDYYRSIRAAFNVLRQATEHLLEQVQTRQVTISLIPLFGMGWFIPRLPGFMRANPQTEINVVYANHRNYLSDASDMSIRFGNGQWAGYQSEKLISGQMVPVCSRAFLRLHGHIDTPEQLLQMPLLHDEERATWQQWFIQQGVKRPVRRSGPMFEDGLLTLAGVQAGLGCALMREPLIAPYLESGELVKIFELPIDDGRDYYLCVRQDGEMSQDGKLLQSWLRRNSSLTLEEMPGGGSA, encoded by the coding sequence ATGAATAAAACAGAACAATCCATGGCGTTGGCGGCCTTTGCCGAGAGCCGGCTGGCGAACGATCCGCCCCTGCGGGCGGTTCGGGCCTTCGAAGCGATAGCCCGTCTGGGCAGCGTGACGCAGGCAGCCCGGGAGCTGGACATCTCTCCGTCGGCGGTCAGCCATCAGTTGAAGGTGCTGGAAGGGTATCTGCAAATGCCGCTCACCGAGCGCCAGGGGCGCAGGTTGATCCTCAGCCAGCAGGGGCGGGACTACTACCGCTCCATTCGCGCGGCTTTTAACGTGCTGCGCCAGGCCACGGAGCATTTACTGGAGCAGGTGCAGACCCGCCAGGTGACCATCAGCCTGATCCCGCTGTTTGGCATGGGGTGGTTTATTCCGCGCCTGCCGGGGTTTATGCGCGCCAATCCGCAAACCGAGATTAACGTGGTTTACGCCAACCACCGCAACTACCTGAGCGATGCCTCGGATATGTCGATTCGCTTTGGTAACGGCCAGTGGGCGGGCTACCAGAGCGAAAAATTGATTTCCGGGCAGATGGTGCCGGTCTGTAGCCGGGCGTTTTTGCGCCTGCACGGGCATATAGACACCCCCGAGCAGCTGCTGCAAATGCCGCTCCTGCACGACGAGGAGCGCGCCACCTGGCAGCAGTGGTTTATCCAGCAGGGAGTGAAGCGCCCGGTGCGGCGCAGCGGACCGATGTTTGAAGACGGGCTGTTAACCCTGGCGGGAGTGCAGGCGGGGCTGGGCTGTGCCCTGATGCGCGAGCCGCTGATTGCCCCCTATCTGGAGAGCGGGGAGCTGGTGAAGATCTTCGAACTGCCCATTGATGATGGCCGGGATTATTACCTGTGCGTGCGTCAGGACGGCGAGATGAGCCAGGACGGGAAGCTGCTGCAAAGCTGGCTGCGCAGGAACAGTTCCCTCACCCTGGAGGAGATGCCGGGTGGCGGCTCCGCCTGA
- the fdnI gene encoding formate dehydrogenase-N subunit gamma codes for MSKSKMIVRTKFVDRACHWTVVICFFLVSLSGISFFFPTLQWLTETFGTPQMGRILHPFFGVLIFVALMFMFVRFVHHNIPDKQDIPWLKGIVEVLKGNEHKVAKVGKYNAGQKMMFWTIMSMIFVLLVTGVIIWRPYFAQYFPMQVVRYSLLIHATSAIILIHAILIHMYMAFWVKGSIKGMIEGKVSRRWAQKHHPRWYRDVERLEAQKENREGIK; via the coding sequence ATGAGTAAGTCAAAGATGATCGTGCGCACGAAGTTTGTCGACCGCGCCTGTCACTGGACGGTGGTGATCTGCTTCTTCCTGGTGTCACTGTCGGGGATTTCATTCTTCTTCCCGACGCTGCAGTGGCTGACCGAGACCTTCGGTACGCCGCAGATGGGGCGTATTCTCCATCCGTTCTTCGGGGTGCTGATTTTCGTGGCGCTGATGTTTATGTTCGTGCGTTTCGTGCATCACAACATCCCGGACAAGCAGGATATTCCGTGGCTGAAGGGCATTGTTGAGGTGCTGAAAGGCAACGAGCACAAAGTCGCGAAAGTGGGCAAGTACAACGCCGGACAGAAGATGATGTTCTGGACCATCATGAGCATGATTTTTGTGCTGCTGGTGACCGGGGTCATTATCTGGCGTCCGTACTTTGCCCAGTATTTCCCGATGCAGGTGGTGCGCTATAGCCTGCTGATCCACGCGACCTCGGCCATTATTTTGATCCACGCCATCCTGATCCATATGTATATGGCGTTCTGGGTCAAAGGCTCGATTAAAGGGATGATTGAAGGGAAGGTGAGCCGCCGCTGGGCGCAGAAGCACCATCCGCGCTGGTACCGGGACGTGGAGCGACTGGAAGCGCAGAAAGAGAATCGTGAAGGGATAAAATGA
- a CDS encoding branched-chain amino acid ABC transporter permease, with translation MDTLIQQLINGVMLGSIYALIALGYTMVYGILRIINFAHGDILMVGALTTLSALNLLSNHFPAMPQLLQLGFALVIAMAVCALLAMAVERFAYRRLRNAPRLAPLISGIGVSVLLQTLAMVIWSRNPLMFPQILPMDPIAVTAGSEAHPPAIITVTGIVTVALALIVMTGLWLLVEYTRLGRGMRAVAENPRVATLMGVNPNAIITLTFAIGGIFAALAGVMMASNYGNASFSMGFLPGIKAFTAAVLGGIGNIRGAMIGGILLGIIEALGAGYLGELTNGVFGSNYQDVFAFIVLILVLVFRPAGLLGERVAHRA, from the coding sequence TTGGACACACTCATACAACAACTGATCAACGGCGTGATGCTGGGCAGCATCTACGCGCTGATCGCGCTGGGCTATACCATGGTGTATGGCATTTTGCGCATTATTAACTTCGCCCACGGCGATATTCTGATGGTCGGCGCGCTGACTACCCTGTCGGCGCTGAATCTTCTCAGCAACCATTTCCCGGCCATGCCGCAGCTATTGCAGCTCGGCTTTGCGCTGGTGATTGCCATGGCGGTCTGCGCCCTGCTGGCGATGGCGGTGGAGCGCTTTGCCTACCGTCGCCTGCGCAACGCCCCGCGGCTGGCCCCGCTGATCTCCGGGATTGGCGTGTCGGTGCTGCTGCAAACCCTGGCGATGGTTATCTGGTCGCGCAACCCGCTGATGTTTCCGCAGATCCTGCCGATGGACCCCATTGCCGTCACCGCAGGCAGCGAGGCACATCCCCCGGCGATTATCACCGTGACCGGCATCGTGACCGTGGCGCTGGCCCTGATTGTGATGACCGGCCTGTGGCTGCTGGTGGAGTACACCCGTCTTGGCCGCGGTATGCGCGCGGTGGCGGAAAATCCGCGCGTCGCCACCCTGATGGGCGTCAATCCAAATGCGATCATCACCCTGACCTTCGCCATTGGCGGCATCTTTGCCGCGCTGGCGGGGGTGATGATGGCCAGCAACTACGGCAACGCCAGCTTCTCGATGGGCTTCCTGCCCGGCATTAAGGCCTTTACCGCGGCGGTGCTCGGCGGCATCGGCAATATTCGCGGGGCGATGATTGGCGGGATCCTGCTCGGCATTATCGAAGCGCTGGGCGCCGGTTATCTGGGCGAGCTCACGAACGGCGTGTTCGGCAGCAACTATCAGGACGTGTTCGCCTTTATCGTGCTGATTCTGGTGCTGGTCTTCCGTCCGGCAGGTCTGCTGGGCGAGCGCGTGGCGCACAGGGCGTAA